A window of Argopecten irradians isolate NY chromosome 14, Ai_NY, whole genome shotgun sequence contains these coding sequences:
- the LOC138308350 gene encoding tetraspanin-7-like: MDQGRAKSAMATGPAVTCMKTLLMVFNFLFWITGIVILALGIWTKVDLYKYMELSSIYYRESPYVLIGVGAVIILVGSLGCCCTIKGNSVLLYMYAVFLVIVFIVELSAGAAGFVYKSKLESGFKEGLEKALHKYKVDTEITGAMDDLQSQLKCCGIHGYGDWVNKTTTTDHKIPTSCCIDLNKCASEPLPDNVKDWFTKGCYSTVVDFMQSNMGMIGGVALGISFFQVFGALLACCLARNINKAKYEQVA, from the exons ATGGATCAAGGACGGGCAAAATCGGCCATGGCCACGGGACCAGCCGTCACTTGTATGAAAACTCTTTTGATGGTGTTTAATTTTCTGTTCTGG ATCACTGGAATTGTTATCCTGGCCCTTGGAATCTGGACCAAAGTGGACCTGTACAAGTATATGGAACTATCTTCCATTTACTACAGAGAATCCCCATATGTCCTCATTGGTGTTGGAGCGGTCATCATTCTGGTTGGATCTTTAGGCTGCTGCTGTACTATCAAGGGCAATTCTGTTTTACTTTATATG TATGCTGTTTTCCTGGTCATAGTGTTTATAGTGGAGCTCAGTGCTGGAGCAGCAGGCTTTGTCTACAAGAGTAAG ttgGAATCTGGATTTAAGGAAGGATTAGAGAAAGCTCTCCACAAATACAAGGTGGACACGGAGATCACCGGAGCTATGGACGACCTTCAGTCTCAG CTCAAGTGTTGCGGTATCCATGGTTACGGTGACTGGGTAAACAAGACGACCACTACGGACCACAAGATCCCTACTTCCTGTTGTATTGACCTGAACAAGTGTGCCTCTGAACCGTTACCAGACAACGTCAAAGACTGGTTCACTAAG GGATGTTACTCCACAGTGGTAGATTTTATGCAGAGTAACATGGGAATGATTGGAGGTGTTGCCCTGGGCATCTCATTCTTCCAG GTGTTTGGTGCATTGTTGGCCTGCTGTCTGGCTAGAAACATCAACAAAGCCAAGTATGAACAAGTGGCATAG